The Cryptomeria japonica chromosome 2, Sugi_1.0, whole genome shotgun sequence region GCTCTCCTTGCGGTTGGGCAGAGTATTCGACCCGTCCTCCTGATTACTACCCTCCCCAAATCCGCCACCGCCACCGCCGCCGCCACACCCAACTTCCTCCTCCCGCGCCTGCTCTGCTTCTTCTTCCGCCTCCTCCTCCGCGACCCGATGCTGGCCATTCCCCAGCAGAGGCGGAGGCTGCGGCGGTAGTACAGGACCCGGCTCCTGCAAGGGCAAATCCTGAGTCGGAGCGCAGATGGTGAGCGGAATTGGGGTTGGGGTTGGTGTTGGGGTTTGAGTCTGGATTGGGATAGGGGACGCCATAGGAGGTCGGCAGCGCAGCAAACTGTCCATCCGCGCGTAGAGTGGCCAGGAGGAGTTGTTGGCATTGGCAGAGGTGGATTCTGATCGGTACCGTTTCTTCATACTCTCGATTTTGTTCTTGCACTGGGTCTGCGTCTTGGCAGACTTTGCCCCCTCGGCCCTGGTGGAGACCTGGCGAGCAACATCCTCCCAGTCGTTGCCCTTGAGCTTGGCCCGGTTCCTGAGCAGCCATTTCGACTCGTATGCGTCCAGCAGCGTCGCAACCGCGCCTTCACTCCACTCGTCCCGCTTGATCCGTTCCGGGGCTGTCTTTGACAACGGTGTTGTTAACTCCCCACTGccgttgttattattattattaccattaacaacaacaacaacattactcccccctcctcctcctcctcccaccACTGCTGCTCTCTGTGGAGGCTTGCTCTCCATGGAATCAAGCTTGCCCATCCCGCTACCTACTTTAAAAAGTTTAATAATGataatcccaatcccaatcccaattccaattcctctctccctctcttcctttgCCCTCCACGGCTTAGCTACCTAGCGTTTTATGTCGTTCATCTCCCTCTCATGGGTGCTCAACAAATGACTGCCAAAGTATATTAGAGTGAAAAAACAAAGGGCAAAATGGGCAAGATTGGCAATTTGGGCAAGATTGGCAAGAAGGGCAAAGGCATCGTATGTACATCATCTCAGGATGCAGACACCAAATCCATAATGGGCGAATTCACTGGGAGAAAGTGTGAGTTTTGAGTTTTTTACTGTAGCAGGATAACTACATTAGAATGCGACCCCTCCACTCTGCGGGCCGTTTTCCGCCAGCTAACCCGATGGGATTCCCTTATCAACCTCCAACCTGTATGGCCATGAATGAGATTGATTCCTTTACGGAGTTTTAACCCGTCCCATGTCAGCTAACCGCAGGAGGAAGGCTTGAAAACGTAAACTCACCGCAGGCCCCACGCCTGGAATAAGTTTTCTATCATGGTCTGCAACCTATCATTGTACTGCTCGGATTGAATTATTCTTCCCACTTTGCAACCCATAGACCTCCTCCCAGTCGCTAATTGCGTTACGTGTACGGTTAGTTTTCTATAATTTAGGCTATTCTTTATCAATGAGTTCCGGACCTCATCTTGTATAAACAATTTTTCCTACTTTCCTTTGTGGGGAAAAGAGAGGGGCCCACCTATGTTATCGAGGGGATGTATGAGAGTAGTGATCAATCAATTCATCAAATAGGTTTTCTATGTGATGTTCACCATTTTACTGTACTATGGGATTTACAGCCATAAGAAGGGTTTAGGAAGGAAGAAGACAATATTCTTACTGTTGGGATCTTATAGACGATGGAAAGGATATGTCTAATGGATGGGGTACGGGGTACAGGGTACGAGGTTTGTAGCCACAACAAGAGCTTAGGAAGGATGAAGACAA contains the following coding sequences:
- the LOC131054771 gene encoding trihelix transcription factor ASIL2 isoform X2, with protein sequence MGKLDSMESKPPQRAAVVGGGGGGGSNVVVVVNGNNNNNNGSGELTTPLSKTAPERIKRDEWSEGAVATLLDAYESKWLLRNRAKLKGNDWEDVARQVSTRAEGAKSAKTQTQCKNKIESMKKRYRSESTSANANNSSWPLYARMDSLLRCRPPMASPIPIQTQTPTPTPTPIPLTICAPTQDLPLQEPGPVLPPQPPPLLGNGQHRVAEEEAEEEAEQAREEEVGCGGGGGGGGFGEGSNQEDGSNTLPNRKESAALDTDTSTPRSKIANAADDHVAKEIGANCNFSCKRRKTSPPGSGGGGELAESIRSFADTIVKLEHAKMRMYKDSERLRAETEVRRGELELKRTEMIAKTQLQIARLLSGKNGKRKLADRNSTLALPEAAAQPPSHPLLHD
- the LOC131054771 gene encoding trihelix transcription factor ASIL2 isoform X1, producing MGKLDSMESKPPQRAAVVGGGGGGGSNVVVVVNGNNNNNNGSGELTTPLSKTAPERIKRDEWSEGAVATLLDAYESKWLLRNRAKLKGNDWEDVARQVSTRAEGAKSAKTQTQCKNKIESMKKRYRSESTSANANNSSWPLYARMDSLLRCRPPMASPIPIQTQTPTPTPTPIPLTICAPTQDLPLQEPGPVLPPQPPPLLGNGQHRVAEEEAEEEAEQAREEEVGCGGGGGGGGFGEGSNQEDGSNTLPNRKESAALDTDTSTPRSKIANAADDHVAKEIGANCNFSCKRRKTSPPGSGGGGELAESIRSFADTIVKLEHAKMRMYKDSERLRAETEVRRGELELKRTEMIAKTQLQIARLLSGKNGRGADCSPKQALVASKVEILSTTLGFLYQC